In the Pelorhabdus rhamnosifermentans genome, AGAAATTCAGAAGCAAAACGGTAAATCTTTGAATGAAAAAGTTTTTAATAAGTTATCGAGTATCTTATATACGACGATTTTCGTTGGCAATCCCGCCTGCTGTAATAGTTGCATCACCCGATTTGCGTCACTATCCGAGATAAAATTGAGTCTTCTCCCGAATAGAACTTGCACAATCCAATGGCAACCGCTTCACCGTGCGATAGTTGATAATTACTTATGGCTTCCACGGATCTGCCTATAGTATGTCCTAAATTTAGTACTTGACGAAGTGCACTTTCCTTTTCGTCCGCAATAACTACTTTATATTGATTTCACTGTTTTTATATGCAATATAATCTTAAGCCTTATTAACTGTTGACATATCCAATCCCATTGGAGGCAATTTCATAAATGTGAATATATATTTATCAATTATCTTGCACCCAACTTCAAACGTATATCCTTTCTCATAATCTCCACCTGCACTTTTAAGCAACTTACCTGAAAAACTACCAATATCTTCGTTCCAGGAAAATTCAGCATCTAAATAATTAAGAAATACATTTTTTATTGGGAAAAACGCTTTAAATGCACTTTCTTTTGCTGAAAAAATCATAAGTAGTCTCTCAATCTTCTGGTTTTGTTGCAAATTTACCCAAGTCGCCTCCCTAAAAGTACATACTTCCTTTACTATATCTTCTGATACATTTTGGTCTATTAATTCTATGTCCACACCTATCCCCGCAGTTCTATCTTTAAGAACTGCTACAGCAAGTGCTATAGTGCCTGAATGACTTATTGCACCTACCACCCCTTTTGGCCACAAAGGTTCATTATTAGCACCTTTAAGTACAGGAAAATTATATATATTAATTTGACGCAACGCACTACGAGCAGCTGCCCTACCAAGATAAAACTCAACCTTGCGTTTTTGTATGGCTTTAAGGCTAATAAGTCCTACTTCCTCAGGATATAGCTTCACTTCATCATAATCATAAAATGTTTTCGAAGAAAATCCAAAACCGTCCCCAAATGGTGATAATATGTCGATCAATTCTACATACATCCTTCCTATTTCATTGGAAATACGCAGCTTCTGTTTAGCTATTACCAATACAGATTAGTAAATGCCACATCAGTCTATAACCGCAACGAATTTTATAGTTAATCAAATACATCTCTCAGCTAATTTATAGGGAAAGGTAGCCGGAGCAGTCGTGCTATCGAACAATCGCCTACGCAAAAGACTCCAATGGAAAATACCTGCTGAATCTTTTGCTGATGCCGGTTCATGTAGCTTGACAAATTGCCGTATACACTACCAAAGCTCAAGTTTGAGAAATTCGAGAGCGAAAATGGTCAATTGAAAAGCTACTTGGTGAGAAAGAGCTTCGAATTTCCATGTTGCGAGACTTAGTAAAAGATTCCCAGACCAGTTAACGAACAAAATTGCGGTAGCCGATGAATAGATTAGTCGGAGATATGGTGTTCATAATAAAATCTATCCATACTTCCGTATAATATCCTCTTCATCCTTCTTTTTGCAGAATTGATTCTTGAGTATCTAGGCACTCCTCTGCCCAAGAATCATTTTTTTTTCTTAATGGAAGTTCTTTTAGAAATATTGCTAAGATTAGAGTTGTTAATACTACAAATGCAGCTACCATAAAAACTTCATGCATTGAAATAAATATAGCAGCTTTAATATTATCAGGCACCAATTTCTCGGCAGATGTAGTAATTTTTCCTATTGATTCTCTTCTAAATGTGGAGTTAAGTATGGAACCAAAAACCGATACACCTATTGTACTGCCCAAATTTCTAAAAAACTGCAATGTGGCTGTTACAGTACCTACTTGTGAATGTGGAAATGCGTTTTGGACTGCTATTACAGCTACAGGAACAATCAGACCTGCCCCCATTCCGATAATAAACATATTTATTATCACGTTCATACTTGTTGTTCTTATATTCATCAAGGTTAAAAGAATAGTTCCAACAAATACTATTCCAAAACCCAGTATATTAATCACTTTATATTTTCCTGTCTTTGAAATAGTCTGCCCACCTATCAAAGTAGTAACAACCATCCCCAGCATTAAAGGTGTCGTTATTGCACCAGATCCGCTTGCCGTTTTTCCCATAACTTCTTGTACAAATAGTGGCATATACATGACTATCCCATAAAATACCGCCATAGATAAAAAACTTGTGATGACTGATATATTAAAAATTGAGCTTTTAAATAAAGAAAGGGGAGTAATCGGTTCTTTTACTTTGCTTTCAACAAATATTAGAACAAGGAGTGATATTCCTGAAAAGGCGAGGAGGGCCAGCATTTCTTTAGACGACCAGTCATATTTTATTTCAGCCCATGAAAAAGCAAGCAGCATTGGTACAAAAGTAACTATTATTAAAGCCGCTCCAGAAAAGTCTATACTGTGTTTTATATCATCATGCTTTATCGATGGAAAAGCGAACCACATGACTAATATAGTCAATATCCCGATAGGTATGTTTATATAAAATGCCCATCTCCAACTGAGATTGTCCGTAATCATTCCTCCAAATGC is a window encoding:
- a CDS encoding 3-dehydroquinate synthase family protein; its protein translation is MADEKESALRQVLNLGHTIGRSVEAISNYQLSHGEAVAIGLCKFYSGEDSILSRIVTQIG
- a CDS encoding 4'-phosphopantetheinyl transferase family protein, giving the protein MIDILSPFGDGFGFSSKTFYDYDEVKLYPEEVGLISLKAIQKRKVEFYLGRAAARSALRQINIYNFPVLKGANNEPLWPKGVVGAISHSGTIALAVAVLKDRTAGIGVDIELIDQNVSEDIVKEVCTFREATWVNLQQNQKIERLLMIFSAKESAFKAFFPIKNVFLNYLDAEFSWNEDIGSFSGKLLKSAGGDYEKGYTFEVGCKIIDKYIFTFMKLPPMGLDMSTVNKA
- a CDS encoding MDR family MFS transporter, which gives rise to MYGEIGKKRKMIVLAGVLVGVFLIFVDTTVISTAMPQIVASIGGMEYVSWVFTAYMLASIVSIPVFGKLADMYGRKFFYIFGIMLFLIGSILSGASMTMLQLIVFRSLQGVGGGMISANASAVIADVFSPAERGKFQGLLTSVMAIAGVIGPAFGGMITDNLSWRWAFYINIPIGILTILVMWFAFPSIKHDDIKHSIDFSGAALIIVTFVPMLLAFSWAEIKYDWSSKEMLALLAFSGISLLVLIFVESKVKEPITPLSLFKSSIFNISVITSFLSMAVFYGIVMYMPLFVQEVMGKTASGSGAITTPLMLGMVVTTLIGGQTISKTGKYKVINILGFGIVFVGTILLTLMNIRTTSMNVIINMFIIGMGAGLIVPVAVIAVQNAFPHSQVGTVTATLQFFRNLGSTIGVSVFGSILNSTFRRESIGKITTSAEKLVPDNIKAAIFISMHEVFMVAAFVVLTTLILAIFLKELPLRKKNDSWAEECLDTQESILQKEG